In Penaeus chinensis breed Huanghai No. 1 chromosome 19, ASM1920278v2, whole genome shotgun sequence, a single genomic region encodes these proteins:
- the LOC125035033 gene encoding nipped-B-like protein B isoform X3, with amino-acid sequence MNGEPNTNPQVPVTTLAGIASLTELLPELPLPSSSVGPGDSRSLLFHPRVAEEAQRLLSCQDPALVEQLANSLALTHADHIELKEQYAGTDSSIPLRNAPPLLEGILRVNPAVFTARQGGSEGGAVIKTECEKGISSVNHSSPSKHINNVSVIQCGPVLANATQVKVKTEPGGPSPPASLPLTKPDGQLEKHHGHKLASKQDPQTDESYGKRNLVPKSDRQSDKSVDKDEDKSSEKHSKRSDKTSNKGTKSESKSAHVTPEKEKASHNHTQDYKNKGVDKMRTLSNGTQSMSRMHHKSHKSSRESNDNAIVAAKAMKEPVVVLNKLSSEELKSMGRIPKLSGVGSNKPEKNPDTPRNSSSRSSRGQRDAKKYREVSSDSESSEEDKKKPNKYFKNREREREEKKKKDKADRKRNRLQSDEDDYNPDQESKRRKKGAHDSSEDEDSEYEETEGSKAPKRAAAPAPLQKKPSYTNKRLERKLVPQTEKLTAEELMETGVYQRFNRAVEKIFDNTEDLDLSAEIEEDGDVPQEYLIPKYELSDLCSEAAKLKSLGAMAIVPPERLVRLLNILEKNIRDGAKVTPIVDEEDEDDDKLWMELVMERILRGMDASLTAMNILTSPNMSKRVYLEDVIERCVQFTKFQLSNTIYPSFDPVYRVDSKKDSYVGNVKRKRAQCKDVRNRSIIGLYNKLHEVVGLLADLLSIQTLTDTTVLQLSTLGVAPFFVENVSELQLSALRLVTKVFSKYNKHRRLLLDDILASIARLPNSKRSLRTYRLNSDENIQMLTALVLQLIQCVVELPEELAQDNKYKSASDGDTHNSKDSKDSKVEEKKPELNMDRDVLVCNRYETAMSTAYSFLSVFLQKTGSKSEEIDYRPLFENFVQDLLATVNKPEWPAAELLLSLLGKLLVQKFSNKNTDMALRVSSLDCLGVVAAKLRRDAVSSQLELENIKIIIQEVREEENRDAPMLEDGSPPTENGTTGPSTPSSKKSKKKKGSSEKAKEAEAQSDEEEERTMFLQRVLLDWLAVNSGSETALLHARHFYIGQWYREAYTEIMRQKQGPLPQSNTRKGASHNKKKRKRKGDESDEESTGESDDDDDDDDVKKGQVDEALAAEVTQLAERRKLFLLTKVPAFPPASPGAKTQTLQTHIGYENAELITRYLASKRPFSQSFDMYLKQILRVLTESAIAVRTKAMKCLTMVVEADPGVLSRNDMQMGVHHSFLDHSTSVREAAVDLVGKFVLSRPEVLNTYYNMIAARILDTGVSVRKRVIKILKDICLECPDFNKIPEICVKMIRRVNDEEGIKKLVQEVFQNMWFTPVRERPQLDEESLLRKVNNITEVVIACKDTGLDWFEQLLHSMFRPKEDKEDVTKVNTEPPKSLVTACKQIVDCLVRHILVLEEGDLESQPSDQPRTTSQRLLACHQTLYLFAKIRPQLLVDHAITLQPYLAWRCRTQVDYTMIGVVARTLELVVPLMEHPSETFLSQLEEDAVKLILQHDRTVITSCLALLGSIVNTVTKNYRLIKDCFNRYHSFISDYKRLNEENPENPRLENYKPFFRRALYTIGLLLKHFDLKNQVVRCGLPDNITEQVFETLMYFMGLPDINLQYCTLQAVGFVCIRHYELMMGSRLKQLYHMMLLDPSVNTKLRIQTLQNVETYLQEEEIRMIKQDQEWAKQKTRENLKEMCDVQSGMASAIIQMYLKEVLECVVAGCVVVRHSALRVIQLVLAQGLVHPVQIVPYLVCMSTDTEEIIAHSADKQLQDIEKKYPGFIGMKAMQGFRLSYRLQSLIQPAMPTRGFRTKEGELPGALNGFLYSIMRTTKQHRRAVAFSLLKQFEEQARTSLTELLFIADNLAYFPYQVLDEPLFIIHHIDIMISVTGTNLLQSFREALLPPPNAEMKINPETRQPEFVDDLDDEEDVEVYLSRLPPCLTPLVECINASQGCLLLLMLKEHLKEIYGITDGKISQYSPSDTSKQYEKGASRKSASKFNPKAILKRLKEEPVNDVDIVDDTRQKVDLITQYLDFKALMLKIDPDDDDEDSDTDMAKKSFQNDGSTPLPNTRSLRTNQNPSDVPLLPGTHDGWKDQPKDAEATAETLTAPDCNVVETKTEEQPSTRRTPIKPITIRASQVTPTREHRSHHHHHRSSHRSSSHKKHKKKKKRKKASDSEEEESECSDPDFLV; translated from the exons tacTTCCTGAGTtgccactaccatcatcatctgtGGGTCCAGGAGATTCTCGATCGCTCCTGTTTCATCCCCGTGTGGCCGAGGAGGCACAGCGTCTTCTTTCTTGCCAGGATCCAGCTCTAGTTGAGCAGCTGGCAAACTCTCTGGCACTGACACATGCAGACCACAT AGAACTAAAGGAACAGTATGCTGGGACAGATTCTTCCATTCCTCTGAGAAATGCACCTCCATTGTTAGAAGGAATTCTTCGTGTGAATCCTGCTGTTTTTACAGCTAGACAag GTGGTAGTGAAGGAGGAGCTGTTATTAAAACCGAGTGTGAGAAGGGCATCAGTTCAGTCAACCATAGTTCCCCctcaaaacacataaacaatgtGTCTGTGATCCAGTGTGGACCAGTTCTTGCTAATGCTACCCAGGTAAAGGTCAAGACCGAGCCTGGAGGTCCTTCACCTCCTGCATCCCTGCCTCTAACCAAACCTGATGGGCAGTTAGAGAAGCACCACGGTCATAAGCTGGCCAGTAAGCAAGATCCACAAACTGATGAGTCTTATGGCAAGAGAAATCTTGTCCCCAAATCTGACAGACAATCTGATAAATCTGTGGACAAAGACGAAGATAAGTCCTCAGAAAAGCATAGTAAACGGAGTGATAAGACTAGTAACAAAGGAACTAAATCTGAGAGCAAATCAGCCCATGTTaccccagaaaaagaaaaagcatcccacaaccacacacaagacTATAAAAACAAAG GTGTGGACAAAATGCGAACGTTGAGCAATGGGACACAATCGATGTCTCGTATGCATCATAAATCACACAAGTCTTCTAGAG AATCTAATGACAATGCTATTGTAGCAGCTAAAGCTATGAAAGAACCGGTGGTGGTCCTCAATAAGCTCTCTTCGGAG GAGCTTAAATCAATGGGCCGCATTCCAAAGCTTTCAGGGGTAGGGTCCAATAAACCAGAGAAAAACCCTGATACACCTAGAAATAG TAGTTCAAGAAGTTCTCGAGGACAAAGAGATGCAAAGAAGTACAGGGAAGTCAGCTCTGATTCTGAATCCtcagaagaagacaagaagaagccAAATAAATACTTTAAGAATCGGGAAAGAGAgcgtgaggagaagaagaagaaag ATAAAGCAGATAGGAAAAGAAATCGTTTACAGTCTGACGAGGACGACTATAATCCCGACCAGGAAAGTAAACGAAGGAAAAAGGGTGCTCATGATTCTTCAGAAGACGAGGATTCTGAATATGAAGAAACAGAAGGTTCAAAG GCCCCCAAGAGAGCTGCTGCTCCAGCACCTCTGCAAAAGAAACCATCATACACCAACAAACGTTTGGAGAGAAAGTTGGTGCCACAAACTGAGAAACTCACAGCTGAAGAGTTGATGGAAACTGGTGTTTACCAGAGATTTAACAGAGCTGTTGAAAAGATATTTGATAATACTGAAGATCTTGATCTCAGTGCAGAAATTG AGGAAGATGGTGATGTTCCACAGGAGTATCTCATTCCAAAATATGAGCTGTCAGACTTATGTTCTGAAGCCGCAAAGTTGAAGAGTTTAGGAGCTATGGCCATAGTACCACCTGAAAGGCTTGTCAGACTTCTCAACATCCTGGAAAAGAATATCCGAGATGGAGCCAAAGTGACCCCCATAGTGGATGAG gaggatgaagatgatgacaagcTATGGATGGAGCTGGTGATGGAACGAATCTTGCGTGGGATGGATGCCTCTCTCACTGCCATGAACATATTGACATCACCTAACATGAGCAAGAGAGTGTACCTCGAGGATGTCATTGAAAGATGTGTCCAGTTTACCAAATTCCAACTCTCCAACACCATTTATCCATCCTTTGATCCTGTTTACAGGGTGGATAGCAAAAAAG ATAGTTATGTTGGcaatgtaaaaagaaagagagcccAGTGTAAGGATGTGAGGAACCGGAGTATCATTGGCCTCTACAATAAGTTGCATGAGGTGGTAGGTCTGTTAGCTGACCTTTTAAGCATCCAGACACTAACTGACACAACAGTGTTGCAGCTGTCTACCCTTGGTGTAGCTCCATTCTTTGTGGAAAATGTTTCAGAACTCCAGCTCTCTGCACTCAGACTGGTTACCAAG gtattCTCCAAGTACAACAAGCATCGTCGTCTGTTATTAGACGACATTCTTGCTTCTATAGCCCGCTTACCCAATAGTAAAAGGAGCTTGAGAACATACAGATTGAACTCTGATGAAAATATTCAGATGTTAACAGCCTTAGTTTTACAGTTGATACAGTGTGTAGTTGAACTCCCAGAGGAGCTGGCACAAGACAACAAATATAAAAGTGCTAGTGATGGTGATACACATAATTCCAAAGATTCCAAAGAttcaaaagtggaagaaaagaaacCGGAGTTAAACATGGATAGAGATGTTTTAGTGTGTAATCGTTATGAGACTGCCATGAGTACAGCATATAGTTTTCTATCAGTGTTCCTTCAAAAAACGGGCAGCAAAAGTGAGGAGATCGATTATCGACCTCTGTTTGAAAATTTTGTTCAAGATCTCCTTGCCACAGTGAACAAGCCTGAATGGCCAGCTGCAGAACTACTTTTGTCACTCTTAGGCAAACTTCTAGTACAAAAATTCagcaacaaaaacacagacatggCCCTTAGGGTATCATCTCTGGACTGTTTGGGGGTAGTGGCAGCAAAGTTACGACGTGATGCTGTGTCTTCCCAATTGGAACttgaaaatattaaaattataatccaagaagtaagggaggaagagaatcgTGATGCCCCCATGCTTGAAGATGGCTCTCCTCCCACTGAAAATGGCACCACAGGTCCATCTACACCATCCAGTAAGAAGAGCAAAAAGAAG aAGGGTAGTAGTGAAAAGGCCAAAGAAGCAGAGGCTCAatcagacgaagaggaggagaggaccaTGTTTTTGCAGAGAGTCCTCTTGGACTGGCTTGCTGTAAACTCAGGAAGTGAGACAGCACTCTTGCATGCTCGGCATTTCTACATCGGGCAGTGGTACAGGGAGGCTTACACAGAGATTATGCGTCAGAAGCAAGGACCATTACCACAGTCAAATACTCGAAAAGGAGCTAGccacaacaaaaagaaaagaaagagaaaag GAGATGAGAGTGATGAAGAGAGCACAGGagaatctgatgatgatgatgatgacgacgatgttaAGAAGGGCCAGGTTGATGAAGCTCTTGCTGCTGAGGTCACCCAGTTAGCAGAGAGGCGTAAACTCTTCCTTCTTACAAAG gtcCCAGCCTTCCCACCTGCCTCGCCAGGAgcaaaaacacagacacttcAGACCCATATTGGCTATGAAAATGCTGAGCTCATTACCAGATATTTAGCCTCTAAGAGACCATTCTCTCAGAGTTTTGATATGTATCTGAAACAG ATTTTGAGAGTATTAACAGAGTCAGCCATTGCGGTGCGCACGAAGGCCATGAAGTGCCTGACTATGGTGGTAGAAGCTGATCCAGGAGTTTTGTCAAGGAATGATATGCAGATGGGTGTGCATCACTCATTCTTAGACCACTCCACCTCTGTAAGAGAAGCAGCTGTTGACTTGGTTGGAAAATTTGTCCTATCACGCCCAGAAGTCTTGAACACATATTATAATATGATTGCTGCTAGAATTTTG gacACGGGTGTTAGTGTAAGAAAAAGAGTCATCAAGATTTTAAAGGATATCTGCTTAGAGTGTCCAGACTTCAACAAAATTCCAGAGATTTGTGTAAAAATGATCCGAAGAGTCAATGACGAGGAAGGTATCAAAAAACTAGTTCAGGAGGTCTTCCAG AACATGTGGTTCACACCTGTGCGAGAGAGACCACAATTAGACGAAGAGTCATTATTGAGAAAAGTAAACAATATCACAGAAGTGGTTATAGCCTGCAAAGATACTGGCTTGGATTGGTTTGAACAGCTATTGCACAGT ATGTTTCGcccaaaggaagacaaagaagatgttACAAAGGTCAATACAGAACCTCCGAAGTCATTAGTAACGGCTTGCAAGCAGATTGTAGACTGTTTGGTGAGACATATCTTGGTGCTGGAAGAGGGAGACCTGGAGAGCCAGCCTTCAGATCAGCCAAGAACCACATCACAACGTCTTTTGGCATGTCACCAGACACTCTACCTCTTTGCTAAAATCCGTCCCCAACTTTTGGTGGACCATGCTATCACACTGCAACCATATTTAGCATGGAGGTGTCGG ACGCAAGTGGATTACACAATGATTGGTGTGGTGGCTCGAACTTTAGAATTGGTTGTGCCTTTGATGGAGCACCCTAGTGAGACTTTCTTGTCTCAGCTGGAAGAGGATGCGGTCAAATTAATCTTACAACATGATCGCACAGTTATAACATCTTGCTTGGCTCTTCTAGGTTCTATAGTCAACACTGTCACTAAAAACTATAGATTGATCAAAGATTGCTTTAACAG GTATCACAGCTTTATTTCTGACTACAAAAGGCTGAATGAGGAAAACCCAGAAAATCCTCGACTGGAGAATTACAAGCCCTTCTTCAGAAGAGCTCTCTATACCATTGGCCTCCTGCTGAAACACTTTGACCTCAAGAACCAAGTAGTGAGATGTGGGCTGCCG GACAATATCACCGAGCAAGTATTTGAGACCTTGATGTACTTCATGGGTTTGCCAGATATAAACTTGCAGTACTGTACCCTTCAAGCTGTAGGGTTTGTTTGCATACGCCACTACGAACTGATGATGGGGTCTCGCCTAAAGCAGCTGTATCATATGATGTTACTCGACCCGTCCGTTAACACCAAGCTGCGCATCCAGACCCTACAAAATGTGGAGACCTATCTCCAGGAGGAAGAAATCAGGATGATCAAGCAGGATCAagagt gGGCAAAACAAAAAACTCGTGAAAATTTGAAAGAAATGTGTGATGTTCAGTCTGGTATGGCATCAGCAATCATCCAAATGTATCTCAAAGAG GTTTTAGAGTGTGTAGTAGCTGGCTGTGTGGTTGTCCGCCACTCAGCACTACGAGTGATTCAGCTGGTGTTAGCACAAGGTCTTGTCCACCCCGTCCAGATTGTACCTTACTTGGTCTGCATGTCTACAGACACAGAGGAAATCATAGCACATTCAGCAGATAAGCAGCTGCAGGACATAGAGAAGAAATACCCAGGCTTTATTGGGATGAAAGCTATGCAAGGTTTCCGGCTGTCTTACAGGTTGCAGTCATTGATTCAACCAGCAATGCCTACACGTGGATTTCGGACCAAGGAAGGGGAACTCCCTGGAGCTCTTAATGGTTTCTTATATTCTATTATGCGTACGACCAAGCAACACAGAAGAGCAGTGGCCTTTTCCTTACTGAAGCAGTTTGAAGAGCAGGCA CGGACCAGTTTGACTGAACTCTTGTTTATAGCAGACAATCTAGCATACTTTCCCTATCAGGTGCTAGATGAACCATTATTCATTATACACCATATAGATATAATGATCTCTGTCACGGGTACTAATCTGCTCCAGAGCTTCAGGGAG gccctcctcccacctccaaaTGCAGAGATGAAAATAAACCCAGAAACTAGACAGCCAGAGTTTGTAGATGActtggatgatgaggaggatgtagAAGTGTATTTATCCCGCCTCCCACCTTGCCTCACTCCACTTGTGGAATGTATCAATGCCTCTCAGGGATGCCTCCTGTTGCTCATGTTGAAGGAGCATTTGAAGGAGATCTATGGCATTACAGATGG GAAAATTTCACAGTATTCACCCTCCGACACATCGAAGCAGTATGAAAAGGGAGCTTCTAGAAAAAGTGCGTCGAAGTTTAACCCCAAAGCTATTCTAAAACGATTAAAGGAAGAACCTGTAAACGATGTGGACATAGTAGATGATACTCGGCAGAAGGTTGACCTCATCACGCAGTACCTTGAT TTCAAGGCACTCATGCTAAAGAttgatcctgatgatgatgacgaagattcTGATACTGATATGGCAAAGAAATCATTCCAGAATGATGGCAGTACACCACTGCCAAATACAAGATCATTAAGAACAAACCAG AATCCTAGTGACGTTCCCTTGCTGCCTGGAACACACGACGGATGGAAG GATCAACCCAAGGatgcagaagcaacagcagaaacCCTCACAGCACCAGATTGCAATGTAGTAGAAACCAAAACAGAAGAGCAGCCTTCAACACGTCGCACACCAATCAAGCCTATAACGATCCGTGCGTCCCAAGTTACTCCCACGAGGGAACATCgttctcaccaccaccaccaccgatccTCTCATCGTTCTTCCAGccacaaaaagcacaaaaagaagaaaaaacggaagaaggCCAGTGActctgaggaagaagaaagtgaatgtAGTGATCCAGATTTCCTAGTATAG